A single window of Helicobacter macacae MIT 99-5501 DNA harbors:
- the cas2 gene encoding CRISPR-associated endonuclease Cas2, protein MEEKFMRVLVMFDMPTSTKEDRKASAKFRKDLIKEGFMMLQFSVYMRICKGVASANNHIDRLYLYLPRKGHIRALILTEKQFDNMRLLLGQKSECERANAPRQLTLF, encoded by the coding sequence ATGGAAGAGAAATTTATGAGGGTGCTAGTGATGTTTGATATGCCAACTTCTACCAAAGAGGACAGAAAGGCAAGTGCGAAATTTCGCAAAGACTTAATCAAAGAGGGGTTTATGATGCTGCAGTTTAGCGTGTATATGCGCATCTGCAAAGGCGTAGCAAGCGCAAACAATCATATTGATAGGCTATATCTCTACCTCCCGCGCAAAGGGCATATCCGCGCTTTGATACTTACAGAGAAGCAGTTTGATAATATGCGACTTCTGCTAGGGCAAAAAAGTGAATGCGAGAGAGCAAACGCCCCAAGACAGCTGACTTTGTTTTAG
- a CDS encoding flavodoxin — protein sequence MEKIGIFYGSDGGNAKGVAEKVSSALGNAELIDVANASKDQLAGFKNLVLVTPTYGSGDLQSDWDDFLGSLSDGDFSGKTIGLVGLGDQDTYSDTFADGISHIYAKAKAGKIVGQTSTDGYEFSDSQAVVDGKFVGLIIDEDNQDDKTDSRISSWVDSIKGSFA from the coding sequence ATGGAAAAGATTGGAATCTTTTATGGAAGCGATGGCGGAAACGCTAAAGGCGTAGCAGAGAAAGTATCTAGCGCACTAGGAAATGCTGAGCTAATCGATGTGGCAAACGCAAGCAAAGACCAACTTGCAGGGTTCAAAAACCTTGTGCTTGTAACTCCTACTTATGGTAGTGGCGACTTGCAAAGCGATTGGGACGATTTTTTGGGCTCGCTTAGCGATGGCGATTTCTCGGGCAAAACTATCGGGCTTGTAGGACTTGGCGACCAAGACACTTATAGCGACACTTTTGCCGATGGTATCTCTCATATCTACGCAAAAGCAAAAGCAGGCAAAATCGTAGGACAAACTTCCACAGACGGCTATGAGTTTAGCGACTCTCAAGCGGTGGTAGATGGCAAGTTTGTAGGGCTTATCATAGATGAAGACAATCAAGATGACAAGACAGATAGCAGAATCTCATCTTGGGTAGATTCTATCAAAGGTAGCTTTGCGTAA
- the ung gene encoding uracil-DNA glycosylase, translated as MIPKTLSKQWVDFLDDEFSQQYFGDIVAHYKNALKSNQTIFPPNHLIFNAFNLTPPQNVKIVILGQDPYHGSVFITDSEGVKREVPQAMGLSFSVPLGVPIPPSLKNIYKELQISLGFLPPRHGDLSAWAQRGVLLLNAIFSVQKGIAGSHKHFGWEAFSDSVIKKLSSKKEGLIFMLWGNYAKRKATLIDSSKHIILQAAHPSPLAQGFVGSGVFAKANTALIEMGKEAFDWSLPPLG; from the coding sequence ATGATACCAAAGACACTATCAAAGCAATGGGTGGATTTCCTAGATGATGAGTTTTCGCAACAATATTTTGGCGATATAGTAGCCCACTACAAAAACGCACTAAAATCCAACCAAACCATTTTCCCACCAAATCATCTTATTTTTAATGCTTTCAATCTAACTCCCCCACAAAATGTCAAAATCGTAATTTTAGGGCAAGACCCATATCACGGGAGTGTGTTTATCACTGATAGTGAGGGAGTGAAGCGCGAAGTGCCACAGGCTATGGGACTAAGCTTTAGTGTGCCACTAGGTGTGCCTATTCCACCTAGCTTAAAAAACATTTACAAAGAGCTGCAAATCTCACTTGGATTTCTCCCACCAAGACACGGGGATTTGAGTGCTTGGGCTCAAAGAGGTGTGCTACTTCTAAATGCGATTTTTTCTGTGCAAAAAGGCATAGCAGGCTCACATAAACACTTCGGGTGGGAGGCGTTTAGCGATAGTGTGATAAAAAAACTATCTAGCAAAAAAGAGGGGCTTATCTTTATGCTATGGGGTAACTACGCAAAGCGCAAAGCAACCCTCATAGATTCTAGCAAGCACATTATCTTGCAAGCTGCCCATCCTAGCCCTCTAGCGCAAGGCTTTGTCGGCAGTGGCGTGTTTGCAAAGGCAAATACCGCGCTTATAGAAATGGGCAAGGAAGCATTTGATTGGAGCTTGCCACCCTTAGGCTAA